ACGGCAATACTCTAGAGGGACCTACTCCAAAGATTGTTCAACGGCTTGTAGAAATTGGATCTGTAATTCAGATTGCAGCTGGTCCGAGCTACGTATTGGCCGTAGTTAATGATGGAAGAGTATACTCTTTTGGGTCAGGATCTAACTTTTGCCTTGGCCACGGAGAGCAGCACAACGAGTTCCAACCTCGTGTCCTACAGACATTTCGATTGAAGAATATTCATGTTGTTTCTGTATCTGCTGGTGACGAGCATGCCGTTGCATTAGATTCCAATGGACTTGTTAGTTCCTGCAACTTAAGACGAACATATTAACCAAATTAGCATCCTATGTTTTAGTCTAGGCGAATCATTGTAAGAACTGTTATGACATCGATTTTGTTGATTTCTCATTACAGGTATACACTTGGGGAAAAGGCTACTGTGGTGCTCTGGGCCATGGAGATGAGATTGATAAGACTATTCCTCAACCTCTGAACAGCCTTAAGAACCACCTTGCAGTGCAGGTCTGGATCATCACCAAACTAAAACCGTTGATGAAGTAGCTCATAGCACAAGCATTAAATATTGGATGTTGCATGTCATACATATATAGGATCGTGTTATTAACGGCTCGTCtgataatgtttttgtttcagGTATGtgcaagaaagagaaaaactttTGTGCTGGTGGACACCGGTATTGTTTATGGTTTTGGGTGGATGGGGTTTGGTAGCCTTGGATTTCCAGACAGAGGAGTATCTGACAAAGTCTTGAGACCTCGAAGCCTCGACAGCTTAAGAGTTCACCGTGTTTCTCAAATCAGCACCGGGCTATATCACACTGTTGTGGTTACcgagaaaggaaaaatattcGGCTTTGGAGACAATGAACGTGCACAACTGGGACATGAATCTCTGAGAGGATGCCTCGAACCCACTGAAATCTTTATCCATGATTTGGATGATGAGAGTATTGTTTCAGAATCTGGGTAGTTAGCCTAGAAGTTATCTTCACTTTagatatttgtaattttatgtttgatattAACATTTACAATCACTATTGTCAACTTATTCATCATCGAGTTGATTTGTAGTATTTTCTCTGTGAAAGACTAAAAATATTCTAATCTATCTCAGTTTTATGGTTATTTTTAACCAAAGTTATTTGTTCtgataagaaataaaatgttaaaataggTTAATTCCTAATCAATAAGGTGAAGTTAAAAGCGAACGAAATTAGTAGTGACtgagatttttaaattttatttattttgcatgAAACATTAGGatgtttaaaagttttcaaatagttatcttttaaaattgattgattttagaatctaaaagataaaagagaatCGTAAAGAGGTAACATAGAATTGGATACATTAGGGTTTCAACCGCCCAACTGCGCACTTAGGCAAGGGAAGAACAAGGGAAGAATATCTTAAATACAAGACCTAGGTCCAATGCTCCATTGTACGTGAGGATAAAAACCTAGACTAATTATCAAAAGCTATTACATAATATTAAATACTGGTAACATACctaatataaaatacaataacacTATATAGTctaacaaaaatcaatatcaatcatacaaaaaatttaaaagtataaaactaaatcttaaaatgatttatagTAACTCGTACCTTTGAGtggttttaaatataaaatagttaaattttaactatttcaaaatcaaacacatgagtctaaaaaatattcaaaagtaTAATGAtttcacttttcaaaatcactgcaaatgtgaaaaatattCGAAAGTGTTATAAATACAAGTGAAAGAACTAAGAAAAGTTCGGAGTGGAGTGTACATGACATTTATACAAAGCTTAACAAGATAAGTAGGTAGTTCCCACGTAGACTCAACTTCAGACaagataaaaatagtttaatacGTAGTAGTTAGCTCTCACCCCACGTATTATTCAAACAAGAAATACAatcaaatatgtaaaaaataaaaataaagaagattttGATATTGCATTACACATTGGGAAATCATTTTGTGATCTGAAGGAAGATCCAAATCTGATATGCTTCAGCAGAGGTTGAGTAGAGAGGGAGAATGACATACGAACAAAAGAACTTAATCTTGCCTCTTGGTACTTTATTGtccaaatgacaaaaattgaCCAATAGCCAAATGACATGCAGCACATTCTATAATTGTTTATCATTCATGAGCTGTCATCTCATCTCATGAAAATGGTTACCTTTTTATCTCCTATGATCCACTTTCACAATACTCAAGgatttgtttgaattaattaatcatgGTAGTTTCATCATTAGTTACACCTTTAAAAAGAGAagcattatattataaaaggCAAAAGGTGCTTTCACAGAAAGCTCTACATATCTGCATTCTCTGTTCTTAAGCTTTTAGAATACAAGGGCTGAAACATGTAGATCCCAAAAGTTTatagacaaacaaaaagaaaacatcacAAACAACACGTAACTAATGGATTTTAGTGCCCCAAATATGTATCAATTTGGCAACACAGGTTCCAACTATTGACtgtttttattctttagaCAAGGGATAAGGGGGAGGGGTGCAAAATTTCTAAGCCAAATGGCTTGAAAGTCTACTCACTAGTTTCTAGATGTTCTCTAAAAACTTTTAACATATCAAGGAATGTGACCATTCCAATCAAACTGCAGTCATCTTCAATAACCCAAACATAGTTCACTCTATGCGTGATTGCCTGGATCATAACAGCTACCAAGGAGCTTCTTGGATGACAAACTATGGCCTCAGCACGACGAGTAATTCGTGCCGAGTAACTTGATGATCTCCTATACCTTCTCGAGCTTGGAGATGGCGAGAACTCCTCATCCGATGATGAGGAAGTGAAAGATGGAGACCCAATTGAGGATGGTGAGTTAGTGAATTCCTCCAACATTCCTTCCAACTTGCTATCTTTCAACCTCGCTTTCACAACCTTAACAAGATCTTCAGGAGGACCCCCACAGTCAATGTAGGCCATCAGGTCTCCGGATGACAAGGTCATTATCGCAGCTGCAACGGCCTTGTCGCAACCAGCAAGGGCAAAAGGCGAGATCTCACCGATCAGAATTCCATCGCCATCGATGACTGCGACCGAGGTTTGGTTGGTGATGCTGTGGGAAATGGCTCCAATGGCAGAAGAGGCAGGGGAGTGGTAGTTTACTGATAAGGCATTGGTGCAAATGATGCCAAGACTGTCAAGGGAGAGGGCAGCAATGGGGGAAAAAAGGCCAATTGAGCCAAGAAGATATCTGATTATATCTTCCTGAGTCAACCAGCAAAATTCATGGCCACCATGGATGCCATTTGTGGAGTTCTTGAGCTGTTTTCTTCTTGAATTACTTCCTAGTCTAGTCTTGATCGGGACAACTAGATTTTGAGCACCTTGGAGAACCAAATCAATGGCTTCTAGCAAGCTGGAATAAGAATATGAACACACTAACTTCAATCAACTTCGTTCTTCAATTCAAGAACATCACAGAACtcttttattctctttctGAATTCAGTATCATATAAAGTTTCAGACGAAAAGTACAAGCTAAACCAATTGGGGGAAAACACTTTTCTCATGAATAGCAAGCAATTGACAAATCTTTAGACACCCAACTGAAGAATCTCAATATCGAACTAAAACATCAACAGAACCTCAGCAGCTAACAATTTTCTCAAGAAAACCAATCAATTAAAGTTACTGTTGAAACAATCcctaaaacataacaaaataagaagaaaattttcatcaaattgACGGTTATACCTAGCAGAGGGCTCCAAATGCATCACGATTCCCGGAATTTGAGGCAAAATCTCAGAGACAGAAGCTTGCAATGCAGACGAAGGAGACAACAAATTCTCCTCCTTACATAGATAGCAAATGACATCCACCATACACAGCTTCCCAACACACCGGCAGCACTCAAAATCGCCACCGGCAGCACCACCATCGACAGCGCCGGTGCAACCTCTCTTGGGTAAACGACAATCCCAGACACTGACGAAGTAATCGTGGGAGAATTGAAGAGCAAGCAAGGCGTCGGCGAGGGTCGCGGACAAGGACAGCGGCCTCAGCGGAGGCTTGCCGAGACAGAGATCAGAAACGTCATGCGAAAACAAGCTCACTGCCATACAAAATCTAAGAGagaagagtttgaaaaaaCCCCCAAGAGAAATGGAATAAACGGAGAAGGGCGGAGAAAAAGAGGTGGGCGGAGACCGGCGACGGTGCGAAGATCGGAGAAGATGGAGAAGGAAAGGGGAGAAGTTATGGAATACTTATAATAAGAGACTTAAAAAGAAACTGAAAATGGCATTATGAGATGTACGGTACTCTAAAAGGGTACCCAAACTGGGCCCTACTCCccccctcttttt
This is a stretch of genomic DNA from Cucumis sativus cultivar 9930 chromosome 4, Cucumber_9930_V3, whole genome shotgun sequence. It encodes these proteins:
- the LOC101220357 gene encoding CBS domain-containing protein CBSX5, whose amino-acid sequence is MAVSLFSHDVSDLCLGKPPLRPLSLSATLADALLALQFSHDYFVSVWDCRLPKRGCTGAVDGGAAGGDFECCRCVGKLCMVDVICYLCKEENLLSPSSALQASVSEILPQIPGIVMHLEPSASLLEAIDLVLQGAQNLVVPIKTRLGSNSRRKQLKNSTNGIHGGHEFCWLTQEDIIRYLLGSIGLFSPIAALSLDSLGIICTNALSVNYHSPASSAIGAISHSITNQTSVAVIDGDGILIGEISPFALAGCDKAVAAAIMTLSSGDLMAYIDCGGPPEDLVKVVKARLKDSKLEGMLEEFTNSPSSIGSPSFTSSSSDEEFSPSPSSRRYRRSSSYSARITRRAEAIVCHPRSSLVAVMIQAITHRVNYVWVIEDDCSLIGMVTFLDMLKVFREHLETSE